A single window of Xylocopilactobacillus apicola DNA harbors:
- a CDS encoding potassium channel family protein, protein MTENGKKQLSKLYTILMALLAIVSIVLVIMDYASLINIEISPYSYLDSGILIVFAIDYFARLLLSKNKWQFFKSNIFDLLAIIPFNSLFSVFRLTRLFRLARLTKALRFIRLVGLTGKLQESAKRFLKTNGLIYLIIICGIILIISSVLYSLAENVSLENAFWWAIATATTVGYGDISPQTPVGRFAAIMLMFVGIGLIGSITSAITTFFTQNKEDNNTEIILRKLDEIERENQQLHAEISKLNREK, encoded by the coding sequence ATGACTGAAAACGGCAAAAAGCAACTTTCTAAGCTTTATACTATTTTGATGGCACTTTTGGCAATCGTATCGATCGTCTTAGTTATTATGGATTATGCGTCGCTAATTAATATTGAAATTAGCCCGTATTCTTATCTAGACAGTGGAATCTTAATCGTTTTTGCGATCGATTATTTTGCGCGATTGCTGCTATCAAAAAACAAGTGGCAATTTTTTAAGAGTAACATCTTTGACCTTTTGGCGATTATTCCCTTTAACTCGCTTTTTTCAGTTTTTCGCCTGACGAGACTTTTTCGCTTGGCACGCCTGACCAAAGCCCTGCGATTTATCAGATTAGTTGGCTTGACTGGCAAATTGCAAGAGTCGGCAAAGCGCTTCTTAAAAACTAACGGACTCATTTATTTGATTATCATATGCGGGATTATTTTGATTATTTCATCGGTTCTTTATTCGCTTGCTGAAAATGTTTCGCTTGAGAACGCATTTTGGTGGGCGATTGCAACTGCCACGACGGTCGGCTACGGGGATATTTCGCCGCAAACGCCGGTCGGTCGGTTCGCCGCCATCATGCTGATGTTTGTTGGAATCGGGTTAATTGGCTCAATCACTAGTGCGATTACAACTTTCTTTACTCAGAATAAAGAGGATAACAATACCGAAATTATTCTGCGCAAGCTGGACGAAATCGAGCGGGAGAACCAGCAACTTCATGCTGAAATTTCAAAGCTCAACCGGGAAAAATAA
- a CDS encoding PstS family phosphate ABC transporter substrate-binding protein produces MKIKLNLWISTFIISPLVIGVVGLIVRMPTVGIVISLANSCYRYFYSKKHHDLRQQFIVQFIFLSVHMILYFLVITGNNFKYIQLPGWYWIVLLPYGFLGIFLIYNGAGAIPVLIFITFISSLLGIGFYWWKTQRRLPRLTPKIIAPILLVASLAIIPFFLNSKHNELFVGSDYHDTSKDEIDYHEPKGSLNDENYAASAELAQIPKSSNLQITSDYPQITGAAEFSPLAVGLIELGYEGIAPTKAQESWQVDTTDGAFKKLLKQKTDLVLMPKPTPAQEQAAKKAGLKLNKVPIAKEALVFLVNHNNTIMSLTPNQMRKIYQGKFMRWQQVCDEKGLIQAFQNDPASNSQIVMKELVMKGKSLRDPLQYQGTFGIQTYVKRANYDNNRKALGYATRIDATKINSDSETKILDVNEIAPTAENIKSNKYPFVIPIYAVTRSDGKENPQKIVQWLLSPAGQKMLNDTGYVGVK; encoded by the coding sequence TTGAAAATTAAACTCAACTTATGGATCAGCACTTTTATTATTTCACCGCTTGTGATTGGCGTTGTAGGTCTAATAGTAAGAATGCCAACAGTGGGCATTGTGATCTCATTAGCTAATTCTTGTTATCGATATTTCTATAGTAAAAAGCATCATGATTTACGTCAACAATTCATTGTTCAGTTTATATTTTTGAGTGTACATATGATCTTATATTTCTTAGTAATAACTGGTAATAACTTTAAGTATATTCAACTCCCAGGTTGGTACTGGATTGTCCTTCTGCCGTATGGATTTCTTGGAATTTTTTTAATTTATAATGGAGCAGGTGCAATCCCGGTCTTAATTTTTATCACATTTATTTCAAGTTTATTGGGTATCGGGTTTTACTGGTGGAAAACTCAACGACGGCTCCCACGTTTAACGCCTAAAATCATCGCTCCAATTTTATTAGTGGCGAGTTTAGCGATAATCCCATTTTTCTTAAATTCAAAGCATAACGAGTTATTTGTCGGCTCAGATTATCACGATACATCCAAAGATGAGATTGATTATCACGAACCTAAGGGTAGTTTAAACGACGAAAATTATGCAGCGAGCGCTGAGTTAGCTCAGATTCCGAAATCCTCAAACCTCCAAATTACCAGCGACTATCCGCAAATTACTGGGGCTGCTGAATTTTCGCCCTTGGCGGTTGGACTGATCGAGCTGGGTTACGAAGGAATTGCCCCCACTAAAGCGCAAGAATCGTGGCAAGTTGATACGACAGATGGAGCCTTCAAGAAACTGTTGAAGCAAAAAACCGATCTCGTCTTAATGCCTAAACCCACTCCCGCCCAGGAGCAGGCAGCCAAAAAAGCCGGTTTGAAGCTAAATAAAGTCCCAATTGCCAAAGAAGCGCTGGTCTTTCTCGTAAATCACAACAACACAATTATGAGCTTGACTCCTAATCAGATGCGAAAAATATACCAAGGAAAATTCATGCGTTGGCAACAAGTCTGCGATGAAAAAGGATTAATTCAAGCATTTCAAAACGATCCTGCTTCTAACAGTCAAATAGTAATGAAAGAACTAGTGATGAAGGGCAAGTCGTTGCGTGATCCTTTACAATATCAAGGAACTTTCGGGATTCAGACTTATGTCAAACGTGCCAACTATGACAACAATCGAAAAGCCTTGGGTTACGCGACTCGGATTGATGCTACCAAAATCAATTCCGATTCTGAGACCAAAATTTTAGACGTCAACGAAATTGCCCCGACTGCCGAAAATATTAAATCAAACAAATATCCGTTCGTGATCCCAATTTATGCAGTAACTCGCAGTGACGGCAAAGAAAATCCTCAAAAAATCGTTCAGTGGTTATTAAGTCCCGCTGGTCAGAAAATGCTCAATGACACTGGATACGTCGGTGTAAAATAA
- a CDS encoding Ltp family lipoprotein, translated as MQKNKRFDQNWKFWFVIVALLIVSINAVLSEPAPHPHATHLKPKKKKPTPINQEALKEAKIYSGVLYLSETQIYEKLTYEYGDNFSPETAQAVIKHLKIDFNTNALARAKDYSNKEHLSKNKIYDYLITDKFTAAQANYAVEHLKVDYNENALLIGKSYSETDHLSKNKIYKQLIDKLDGSFSVKNAKYAVKHLEVNYNENALFRAKSFLEEEPLSKKGIYDKLAGNFGEEFTAENAQYAVAHLEVDYNSNALAKAKTYREDSDISDGDLREQLDARGFTPEEIRYAINHLAQ; from the coding sequence ATGCAAAAAAATAAGCGATTCGATCAAAATTGGAAATTTTGGTTTGTCATAGTTGCGCTTCTAATAGTTAGTATAAACGCAGTTCTGAGTGAGCCTGCACCGCACCCTCACGCCACTCATTTGAAGCCAAAAAAGAAAAAGCCGACGCCCATTAACCAAGAAGCTTTGAAGGAAGCTAAGATCTACTCTGGGGTCTTATATTTGTCTGAGACGCAAATTTATGAGAAATTAACTTACGAATACGGAGACAATTTCTCGCCAGAGACCGCACAAGCAGTGATCAAGCACTTAAAGATTGATTTCAACACAAACGCCTTAGCTCGAGCAAAGGATTATTCAAACAAGGAGCATTTATCGAAAAATAAGATTTATGATTATCTGATCACAGACAAGTTCACCGCAGCTCAGGCGAATTATGCGGTCGAGCATTTAAAAGTCGACTATAACGAAAACGCTTTATTAATAGGAAAGTCATACTCAGAGACGGATCATTTGTCGAAAAATAAGATTTACAAGCAACTTATTGATAAACTCGATGGAAGTTTTTCGGTCAAAAATGCTAAATACGCAGTTAAACATCTTGAGGTCAACTATAACGAAAATGCTCTATTCAGGGCAAAATCATTCTTGGAGGAGGAGCCGTTGTCGAAAAAAGGAATTTACGACAAATTGGCTGGTAATTTCGGTGAAGAGTTTACGGCCGAGAATGCGCAATACGCAGTCGCTCATCTTGAGGTTGACTACAATAGTAATGCACTCGCAAAGGCTAAAACTTACCGTGAAGACTCGGATATATCAGATGGAGATCTTCGTGAGCAATTGGACGCTCGCGGCTTTACTCCTGAAGAAATTCGGTATGCGATTAATCATTTAGCTCAGTAA